A genomic window from Diospyros lotus cultivar Yz01 chromosome 2, ASM1463336v1, whole genome shotgun sequence includes:
- the LOC127795759 gene encoding glucan endo-1,3-beta-glucosidase 1-like isoform X1: protein MANYKLTTLFLLLFLLTFCFLAPPAISTLFSSEKAGIKQQGFQDEPFVGVNIGTDLTNFLSPADLVAFLKVQKIGHVRLYDADGEILKALAKTNISVVVSVPNNQILAIGSSNATAATWVGRNVAAYYPDTLISAVAVGDEVLTTVPSAAALLMPAIEALYGALVAANLHTQIKISTPHAASIVFDQFPPSQAFFNQSLTPVLSPLLQFLSRTKSPLMMNLYPYYVFMENKGVVPLENSLFKPLTPSKEMVDPNTLLHYTNVLDAMLDSVYFAMKNLNITDVPVLVTETGWPSKGDSKEPYATVDNANTYNSNMIKHVFERSGTPLHPEITSSVYIYELFNEDLRAPPVSEANWGLFYGNSTPVYLLHVSGSGAFLANDTTNQTYCVVVDGVDTKTLQTALDWACGPGRANCSEIQPGEDCYQPNNVINHASYAFDSYYQKEGRNAGSCDFKGAAMITTTDPSHENCIFPGSKKVSSNKTREVVNSTETSGAETIRFAGLPSIRTSPLDAGLHSFWGFAFSLLCYSFIS from the exons ATGGCAAATTATAAGCTCACTACTCTGTTCcttctcctctttcttctcACCTTTTGCTTCCTTGCTCCTCCTGCAATCTCCACTCTCTTTTCTTCCG AAAAAGCAGGGATTAAGCAGCAAGGGTTTCAAGATGAGCCATTTGTGGGCGTGAACATAGGCACGGACTTGACGAATTTTCTCTCGCCGGCCGATTTAGTGGCGTTTCTGAAGGTGCAGAAGATCGGTCATGTCCGGCTCTACGACGCCGACGGCGAGATTCTCAAGGCCTTGGCCAAGACCAACATCTCCGTCGTCGTCAGCGTGCCCAACAACCAGATCCTCGCCATCGGCTCCTCCAACGCCACCGCCGCCACCTGGGTCGGCCGCAACGTTGCCGCCTACTACCCCGACACGCTCATCTCCGCCGTTGCCGTCGGCGACGAGGTCCTCACCACCGTGCCCTCTGCCGCCGCGCTCCTTATGCCGGCGATCGAGGCCCTCTACGGCGCCCTCGTCGCCGCCAATTTGCATACCCAGATAAAAATTTCGACCCCTCATGCTGCCTCCATTGTGTTCGACCAATTTCCCCCTTCACAGGCCTTTTTCAACCAGTCACTAACTCCAGTTCTCTCGCCATTGCTTCAATTCTTGTCCCGCACCAAGTCTCCATTGATGATGAATCTCTACCCTTACTACGTTTTTATGGAGAACAAAGGCGTTGTTCCATTGGAAAACTCGCTTTTCAAGCCATTGACGCCGTCCAAAGAAATGGTGGATCCGAATACTTTGCTTCACTACACGAATGTTCTTGACGCCATGCTTGACTCGGTGTACTTCGCTATGAAGAATCTGAACATTACTGATGTTCCGGTGCTTGTAACTGAGACTGGCTGGCCTTCGAAGGGGGACTCGAAAGAGCCCTATGCCACGGTTGACAATGCCAATACATACAATTCGAATATGATCAAACATGTGTTTGAGAGAAGTGGGACGCCTCTGCATCCCGAAATCACGTCCAGCGTGTATATATACGAGCTGTTCAATGAGGATTTGAGGGCACCGCCGGTGTCTGAGGCCAATTGGGGGTTGTTCTATGGGAATTCGACACCAGTTTACTTGCTCCATGTTTCTGGCAGCGGGGCCTTTTTGGCGAATGACACAACAAACCAGACGTATTGTGTGGTTGTTGATGGTGTCGATACAAAGACCTTGCAAACGGCTTTGGACTGGGCTTGTGGACCGGGAAGGGCAAATTGTAGTGAGATTCAACCGGGGGAGGATTGTTATCAGCCTAATAACGTGATAAACCATGCTTCGTATGCGTTTGATAGCTACTACCAAAAGGAAGGACGGAATGCAGGATCTTGTGATTTCAAGGGTGCGGCCATGATCACTACCACCGACCCAA GTCATGAGAATTGTATATTTCCAGGAAG CAAGAAAGTAAGCAGTAACAAAACGAGGGAGGTAGTGAACTCAACAGAAACAAGTGGTGCCGAGACCATAAGATTTGCCGGTCTCCCATCCATCCGGACAAGCCCATTGGACGCGGGTTTACATAGCTTCTGGGGCTTTGCTTTCTCTCTATTGTGttattcattcatttcataA
- the LOC127795759 gene encoding glucan endo-1,3-beta-glucosidase 1-like isoform X2: MANYKLTTLFLLLFLLTFCFLAPPAISTLFSSEKAGIKQQGFQDEPFVGVNIGTDLTNFLSPADLVAFLKVQKIGHVRLYDADGEILKALAKTNISVVVSVPNNQILAIGSSNATAATWVGRNVAAYYPDTLISAVAVGDEVLTTVPSAAALLMPAIEALYGALVAANLHTQIKISTPHAASIVFDQFPPSQAFFNQSLTPVLSPLLQFLSRTKSPLMMNLYPYYVFMENKGVVPLENSLFKPLTPSKEMVDPNTLLHYTNVLDAMLDSVYFAMKNLNITDVPVLVTETGWPSKGDSKEPYATVDNANTYNSNMIKHVFERSGTPLHPEITSSVYIYELFNEDLRAPPVSEANWGLFYGNSTPVYLLHVSGSGAFLANDTTNQTYCVVVDGVDTKTLQTALDWACGPGRANCSEIQPGEDCYQPNNVINHASYAFDSYYQKEGRNAGSCDFKGAAMITTTDPTRK, encoded by the exons ATGGCAAATTATAAGCTCACTACTCTGTTCcttctcctctttcttctcACCTTTTGCTTCCTTGCTCCTCCTGCAATCTCCACTCTCTTTTCTTCCG AAAAAGCAGGGATTAAGCAGCAAGGGTTTCAAGATGAGCCATTTGTGGGCGTGAACATAGGCACGGACTTGACGAATTTTCTCTCGCCGGCCGATTTAGTGGCGTTTCTGAAGGTGCAGAAGATCGGTCATGTCCGGCTCTACGACGCCGACGGCGAGATTCTCAAGGCCTTGGCCAAGACCAACATCTCCGTCGTCGTCAGCGTGCCCAACAACCAGATCCTCGCCATCGGCTCCTCCAACGCCACCGCCGCCACCTGGGTCGGCCGCAACGTTGCCGCCTACTACCCCGACACGCTCATCTCCGCCGTTGCCGTCGGCGACGAGGTCCTCACCACCGTGCCCTCTGCCGCCGCGCTCCTTATGCCGGCGATCGAGGCCCTCTACGGCGCCCTCGTCGCCGCCAATTTGCATACCCAGATAAAAATTTCGACCCCTCATGCTGCCTCCATTGTGTTCGACCAATTTCCCCCTTCACAGGCCTTTTTCAACCAGTCACTAACTCCAGTTCTCTCGCCATTGCTTCAATTCTTGTCCCGCACCAAGTCTCCATTGATGATGAATCTCTACCCTTACTACGTTTTTATGGAGAACAAAGGCGTTGTTCCATTGGAAAACTCGCTTTTCAAGCCATTGACGCCGTCCAAAGAAATGGTGGATCCGAATACTTTGCTTCACTACACGAATGTTCTTGACGCCATGCTTGACTCGGTGTACTTCGCTATGAAGAATCTGAACATTACTGATGTTCCGGTGCTTGTAACTGAGACTGGCTGGCCTTCGAAGGGGGACTCGAAAGAGCCCTATGCCACGGTTGACAATGCCAATACATACAATTCGAATATGATCAAACATGTGTTTGAGAGAAGTGGGACGCCTCTGCATCCCGAAATCACGTCCAGCGTGTATATATACGAGCTGTTCAATGAGGATTTGAGGGCACCGCCGGTGTCTGAGGCCAATTGGGGGTTGTTCTATGGGAATTCGACACCAGTTTACTTGCTCCATGTTTCTGGCAGCGGGGCCTTTTTGGCGAATGACACAACAAACCAGACGTATTGTGTGGTTGTTGATGGTGTCGATACAAAGACCTTGCAAACGGCTTTGGACTGGGCTTGTGGACCGGGAAGGGCAAATTGTAGTGAGATTCAACCGGGGGAGGATTGTTATCAGCCTAATAACGTGATAAACCATGCTTCGTATGCGTTTGATAGCTACTACCAAAAGGAAGGACGGAATGCAGGATCTTGTGATTTCAAGGGTGCGGCCATGATCACTACCACCGACCCAA CAAGAAAGTAA